The Methylomicrobium lacus LW14 genome window below encodes:
- a CDS encoding CpsD/CapB family tyrosine-protein kinase, with the protein MINSTQKQRFGSIKYIKTQTGIIDPNVLRNNRVIMGLENDPRADIFRVLRTNVLKQLRHNNWNSFAITSATPDAGKTFISVNLAIAIAMEEDQNVLIVDADLRRPSVGQTLGLQYDFGLIDCLTRELSLYDACISSGIERLLVLPGRNFNKNPSELVSSRKMLDLINEIKSRYKSGIIIFDLPPLFAADNAMLLMPYVDAALLVIEDGKNTSDELQQSMYILEETNLLGLVLNKSRRPLLTHQYGYTYETG; encoded by the coding sequence ATGATTAATAGCACTCAGAAACAGCGCTTTGGCTCGATTAAATACATCAAAACTCAAACGGGCATTATTGATCCGAATGTGCTGCGTAATAACCGGGTTATTATGGGACTCGAAAACGATCCACGGGCGGATATATTTCGTGTACTTCGGACGAATGTTCTCAAGCAGCTTCGGCATAATAACTGGAACAGCTTTGCCATCACAAGCGCGACGCCCGACGCAGGAAAAACATTTATATCCGTAAATCTCGCAATTGCGATAGCAATGGAGGAAGATCAGAATGTTCTTATCGTTGATGCTGATCTTAGACGCCCAAGTGTGGGTCAAACCTTGGGGCTCCAATATGATTTTGGGCTTATCGATTGTTTGACGAGAGAACTATCATTATATGATGCATGTATCAGCTCGGGCATTGAGCGCTTACTTGTTTTACCTGGTAGAAATTTCAACAAAAACCCTTCGGAATTAGTTTCGTCCCGAAAAATGCTCGATCTGATAAATGAGATCAAATCGCGCTACAAGTCCGGGATCATTATTTTCGATCTTCCTCCTCTTTTTGCGGCCGATAATGCGATGTTGTTGATGCCATATGTCGATGCAGCTCTACTTGTTATAGAGGATGGAAAAAATACTTCCGATGAGCTTCAACAGTCTATGTACATTTTAGAGGAGACAAACTTGCTGGGTTTGGTGCTGAATAAATCAAGAAGGCCCCTTTTAACACATCAATACGGATATACATATGAAACCGGTTAA
- a CDS encoding polysaccharide pyruvyl transferase family protein, producing the protein MKEKKILLLGATFNTDNMGVGALAIGALTILTKKYPDADIFFLDYGRESIRSKIVLSGKNISVPLVNLRFSWKIYLPNNIVYLLFISLLSKSLGRKLGNRLIKKNYWLKTISEADIAVAASGGDSFSDIYGLGRFFYVALPQILLITLGKHLIMLPQTIGPFKGGLSKLIAKIIMHSADAIYSRDIDGVFETRALLNIKDNDSKVRFCYDMGFVVEPHRPLYINYMGGYDKDISLADRPLVGLNVSGLLLLGGYNKKNMFNLKVDYQTLIDRIIKLLIDENQANVLLVPHVFGNQEESDSYAVCTIYETLKDKYPDRLFCLSGFYDQNEIKYIIGTCDLFIGSRMHACIGSLSQSIPAIGISYSQKFFGVFESMGVEYLIADPRKLKIEETLQIINKAFTTRDEIKNHLKKIMPEVKEKILSIFSEYE; encoded by the coding sequence ATGAAAGAGAAAAAAATCCTTTTGCTAGGTGCAACATTTAATACTGATAATATGGGGGTTGGGGCATTGGCGATCGGGGCTCTGACAATTTTGACAAAAAAATATCCAGATGCTGATATCTTTTTCTTAGATTATGGGCGCGAATCAATTAGGAGTAAAATTGTTCTCTCAGGAAAGAATATTTCTGTGCCTTTAGTAAATCTCAGGTTTTCTTGGAAAATTTATCTTCCAAATAATATTGTTTATTTGCTTTTTATCTCTTTGCTAAGCAAGAGTTTAGGTCGAAAATTAGGTAATAGATTAATTAAAAAAAACTACTGGTTAAAGACCATCAGCGAGGCTGATATTGCCGTCGCAGCATCTGGGGGCGACAGTTTTAGTGATATCTATGGATTAGGTCGTTTTTTTTATGTGGCTTTACCTCAGATTTTATTAATAACCTTGGGAAAGCATCTGATTATGTTGCCACAGACTATAGGTCCATTCAAAGGCGGGCTATCAAAGCTAATAGCAAAAATTATTATGCATAGCGCTGATGCTATTTACTCTCGAGATATAGATGGTGTCTTTGAAACAAGAGCATTGCTAAATATTAAAGATAATGACTCGAAAGTTCGTTTCTGTTATGACATGGGCTTTGTAGTTGAGCCTCACAGACCTCTTTATATTAACTATATGGGGGGGTATGATAAAGATATTTCCCTCGCAGATAGACCATTAGTTGGGTTAAATGTAAGCGGTCTTCTATTGCTAGGCGGATACAACAAAAAAAATATGTTTAACCTAAAGGTTGATTATCAAACATTGATAGACAGAATAATCAAGTTGCTAATTGATGAGAATCAAGCAAATGTCCTTCTTGTTCCTCACGTTTTTGGTAACCAAGAAGAAAGCGATAGCTATGCTGTTTGTACAATATACGAAACTCTAAAAGACAAGTATCCTGATAGGCTTTTCTGTTTGAGTGGATTTTATGACCAAAACGAAATCAAATATATCATAGGGACTTGCGATTTATTTATTGGTTCCCGCATGCATGCTTGCATCGGTTCCCTTTCACAATCAATACCTGCAATTGGAATTAGCTATAGTCAGAAATTTTTTGGTGTATTTGAAAGCATGGGCGTTGAATACCTTATCGCAGATCCTAGGAAACTAAAAATCGAAGAAACGTTACAAATAATTAATAAGGCTTTTACAACAAGAGATGAAATCAAGAATCATTTAAAAAAAATTATGCCAGAAGTAAAAGAAAAAATACTGTCAATATTTAGTGAATACGAGTAG
- a CDS encoding Coenzyme F420 hydrogenase/dehydrogenase, beta subunit C-terminal domain, producing the protein MKYKLANTKFTDVSDVVRWRLCLGCGACEYVCPEKKINLVDFIDQGIRPVVVPGGCSGCSDCVSVCPGVGMSHDPLIKTTEGLIHMLSEGWGPVLEIWEGHATDKAIRFDGSSGGLASALALYCIEKEGMEGVAHIGSDDEHRYQNKSTFSRTKAELLAMTGSRYSPASPCDNLQTIEDAEGPCVFIGKPCDIEGLRKIQSIRPKLSNNVGIAIGIFCAGTPSTQGTLDLLEKYGISYEDVNDIRYRGRGWPGSFSVRLKNDSNWRELATYEEAWGFLQAYRPLRCHICPDSTSEFADISCGDPWYRKVKDGEVGSSLVLIRTERGRQILKGALQAGYVKLKEVKPEMLELSQKELFRKRGAIWGRVITMKAFGIPAPRLQGFYLFRNWLRLPSSLKLRSFLGTAKRIIMRKYFRPSTVDRVK; encoded by the coding sequence ATGAAATATAAACTAGCCAATACTAAATTTACTGATGTTTCGGATGTTGTAAGGTGGCGTCTTTGTCTTGGCTGTGGTGCTTGTGAATATGTATGTCCAGAAAAAAAAATAAATCTCGTTGATTTTATAGATCAAGGAATAAGGCCGGTAGTTGTGCCAGGAGGCTGCAGCGGCTGTTCAGACTGCGTCTCTGTTTGCCCTGGTGTTGGGATGTCCCATGATCCTCTGATAAAAACAACTGAAGGTTTAATACACATGCTGTCAGAAGGTTGGGGTCCAGTATTGGAAATATGGGAAGGTCATGCTACTGATAAGGCTATTCGGTTTGATGGTTCATCTGGGGGGCTTGCGAGTGCTTTAGCGTTATATTGTATAGAGAAAGAAGGGATGGAGGGAGTAGCTCACATTGGGAGTGATGACGAACATCGGTACCAAAATAAAAGTACTTTTAGTCGCACTAAAGCTGAATTGCTCGCCATGACTGGATCACGTTATTCCCCTGCTTCGCCATGCGATAATTTACAAACCATCGAAGATGCAGAAGGACCTTGTGTTTTTATTGGAAAGCCTTGTGACATTGAAGGTTTGCGGAAAATCCAATCTATCCGCCCTAAGTTAAGCAATAATGTTGGTATTGCTATAGGGATTTTTTGCGCTGGAACGCCTAGTACTCAAGGAACCTTAGATTTGCTGGAAAAATATGGAATCAGTTATGAAGACGTCAATGATATTAGATATCGTGGCCGTGGCTGGCCTGGTAGTTTTTCTGTGCGTTTGAAAAACGATTCTAATTGGCGTGAACTGGCCACTTATGAAGAAGCTTGGGGTTTTCTTCAAGCCTATCGACCTTTACGGTGCCATATTTGCCCCGATAGTACGAGTGAGTTTGCTGACATTTCATGTGGTGACCCCTGGTATAGGAAGGTTAAAGACGGTGAGGTGGGGAGTTCACTGGTGTTAATAAGAACTGAGAGAGGGAGACAAATTTTAAAGGGGGCCTTACAGGCTGGCTATGTGAAGCTTAAGGAAGTTAAGCCTGAAATGTTGGAGCTCTCGCAAAAGGAACTGTTTCGAAAGAGAGGAGCAATATGGGGGCGGGTTATTACCATGAAAGCTTTTGGGATCCCTGCACCACGGTTGCAAGGATTTTATTTATTTCGGAATTGGCTAAGACTACCTAGTTCCTTAAAGTTACGTTCATTCCTTGGAACAGCGAAGCGAATTATTATGCGCAAGTATTTTAGACCTAGCACAGTTGATAGGGTAAAATGA
- a CDS encoding glycosyltransferase family 2 protein produces MKMDFFIIVINGDLMRSVIISIIIVNWNSKIYLQKCIASILKNTFGIEYEIIVVDSGSFDGCGLMLQHFYPEVRFIQSEQNVGFARANNLGSEYARGNVMLFLNPDTEVSDCAIERLCTRLLELPHAGVLGCRLLNSDGSLQTSCVMPFPTILNQIFDSEILQRWFPKVKLWMSAAMFEDVTSPVPVEAVSGACMIIQRDTFERVDGFSADYFMYAEDIDLCYKTCKAGFINYYAPEVEIVHHGGGSTQLERSIFSDIMISESVSRLLRKTRGNFYSLGYRLALCGSAIVRLMLLALCFPVALIKSRTSKWSVAFNKWIAIFRWGLGLEKWVQQYSQPGQTVAELSVGHEK; encoded by the coding sequence ATGAAAATGGATTTTTTTATAATTGTCATTAATGGAGATCTAATGAGATCAGTTATAATTTCTATAATTATAGTCAACTGGAATTCTAAGATTTATCTTCAAAAGTGTATCGCGTCGATTTTGAAGAATACATTCGGCATAGAATATGAAATCATCGTGGTAGATTCAGGGTCCTTTGATGGTTGTGGACTTATGTTGCAGCATTTTTATCCTGAAGTTCGTTTTATCCAGAGTGAGCAAAACGTAGGGTTCGCACGAGCCAATAATCTTGGTTCGGAATATGCACGAGGAAACGTTATGCTGTTCCTGAATCCCGATACCGAGGTGAGCGATTGTGCCATCGAACGCTTATGCACTCGACTTTTGGAGCTTCCTCATGCCGGAGTATTAGGTTGCCGTTTGCTCAACAGCGATGGTTCGTTGCAAACGAGTTGTGTGATGCCGTTTCCTACGATCTTAAACCAGATTTTTGATTCTGAGATCTTGCAGCGATGGTTCCCGAAAGTCAAATTATGGATGTCGGCTGCGATGTTCGAAGACGTAACCTCGCCGGTACCCGTAGAGGCGGTTTCCGGAGCATGCATGATAATTCAGCGCGATACCTTCGAGCGGGTGGATGGTTTTAGTGCCGACTATTTCATGTATGCGGAAGACATAGATTTGTGCTACAAGACCTGCAAAGCTGGCTTCATAAATTATTATGCCCCTGAAGTTGAGATTGTTCACCACGGAGGTGGAAGTACGCAGCTTGAACGAAGCATCTTTTCTGACATCATGATCTCCGAGTCAGTTAGTCGGTTGTTGAGGAAAACCCGTGGCAATTTTTACAGTCTCGGTTATCGACTGGCACTCTGCGGCTCAGCTATTGTCCGGTTAATGCTGTTGGCGCTTTGCTTTCCAGTTGCACTGATTAAGAGCAGAACAAGTAAATGGAGCGTGGCCTTCAATAAATGGATTGCCATATTTCGTTGGGGACTTGGACTGGAAAAGTGGGTTCAACAATATAGCCAGCCGGGGCAGACTGTTGCCGAGTTGAGCGTCGGTCATGAGAAGTGA
- a CDS encoding DUF354 domain-containing protein produces MKIWIDLDNTPHVPFFKPIIRELENRGHTIVMTARDAFQVCELANLYGLAYKKVGKHYGKNPLLKVLGLCWRSLQLLPFVIREKPVLGLSHGSRSQILLCNLLRIPTVMIMDYEHSQTPWLLRPRWEIIPAALSDEQLQCKTKEKILAYEGIKEDVYAAEFKPDSSIVTQLNLNEDDILVTIRPPANEAHYHNPESDMLFVEFMKRVCSTPGIKAVLLPRNKFQETQIRQDWPQWFKGSNVIIPKQAVNGLNLLWHSDLVVSGGGTMNREAAALGVPVYSIFRGKSGAVDRQLQNEGRLLLIENIEDVNKKIQLQRRSKGTIQDSLTSGKALGTILDHIDTILMKEHSARA; encoded by the coding sequence GTGAAAATTTGGATTGATCTCGATAATACACCTCATGTGCCTTTCTTCAAACCTATAATACGGGAGTTGGAAAATAGGGGGCATACTATTGTTATGACCGCTCGGGATGCTTTCCAGGTTTGCGAATTAGCGAATCTTTACGGTTTAGCATATAAAAAGGTAGGTAAACATTACGGCAAGAATCCTCTTCTTAAAGTGTTGGGTCTTTGCTGGCGTAGTTTACAATTGTTGCCATTTGTTATTCGTGAAAAACCAGTTTTGGGACTCTCTCACGGATCACGATCGCAAATTTTATTGTGTAATTTGCTCCGTATCCCGACCGTGATGATTATGGACTATGAGCACTCGCAAACTCCGTGGTTATTACGGCCACGTTGGGAAATAATTCCTGCCGCTTTATCCGATGAGCAACTACAGTGTAAAACGAAAGAGAAAATTCTTGCCTACGAGGGAATCAAGGAGGATGTTTATGCAGCCGAATTCAAACCTGATTCAAGTATCGTTACTCAACTAAATCTTAACGAGGATGACATCCTTGTAACAATTCGCCCTCCAGCAAACGAAGCGCACTACCACAATCCAGAGAGCGATATGCTTTTCGTTGAGTTCATGAAGAGAGTTTGCTCTACACCGGGCATCAAGGCAGTTCTATTGCCAAGAAATAAGTTTCAGGAAACGCAAATAAGACAGGACTGGCCTCAGTGGTTTAAAGGCTCTAATGTGATTATACCTAAGCAGGCAGTTAACGGTCTTAATCTGCTTTGGCATTCCGATCTGGTGGTAAGCGGAGGGGGGACAATGAATCGCGAGGCAGCTGCGTTGGGAGTTCCTGTTTACAGTATCTTTCGTGGTAAAAGTGGTGCGGTAGATCGCCAACTGCAAAATGAAGGAAGGCTTCTACTGATCGAAAATATTGAGGATGTTAACAAAAAAATTCAGCTTCAGCGCCGCAGTAAAGGGACTATTCAGGACAGTTTAACTTCTGGAAAAGCCCTCGGCACAATCTTAGATCATATTGACACTATCTTGATGAAAGAGCATTCCGCTAGGGCTTGA
- the wecB gene encoding non-hydrolyzing UDP-N-acetylglucosamine 2-epimerase, translating to MNKKIKLLIIAGARPNFMKVAPIIQQIRRHSADVANYGTQLEYRLIHTGQHYDEKMSHIFFDELGISAPDINLGVGSGSHAEQTANVMTQFEPICLQEKPDWVVVVGDVNSTMACTLVCAKLGIKVAHVEAGLRSFDRSMPEEVNRIVTDALADLLLTPSVDGDENLKREGIPDWKIDLVGNVMIDALTLNLEKARASQVLKKLQLKKKSFVYVTLHRPSNVDEKVGLTTIMYELKRIADDIPVVFPMHPRTRKMCGQYGISLDNNKGLRILEPIGYHDSLCLTEMARFILTDSGGLQEESTYFRTPCLTLRPNTERPITVTLGSNKLTNIEVLASDINEVLNRRTEIGQIPPYWDGRTSERIVASLIHAS from the coding sequence ATGAACAAAAAAATTAAACTTCTAATCATTGCGGGCGCTCGGCCGAACTTTATGAAAGTGGCTCCTATCATTCAGCAAATACGTAGGCATTCTGCAGATGTGGCTAACTACGGAACGCAGTTGGAGTATCGATTGATCCATACCGGCCAGCACTACGATGAAAAAATGTCACACATCTTTTTTGACGAACTTGGTATTTCCGCTCCGGACATCAATCTGGGTGTCGGTTCCGGATCTCATGCGGAACAGACTGCCAATGTAATGACGCAATTTGAGCCAATTTGCTTGCAGGAAAAGCCGGATTGGGTAGTGGTGGTAGGGGATGTAAACTCGACTATGGCGTGTACCTTAGTTTGTGCAAAACTGGGAATTAAGGTGGCTCACGTTGAGGCTGGCTTGCGCAGTTTTGATCGCAGCATGCCGGAGGAAGTAAATCGGATTGTGACTGACGCTTTGGCGGATCTCTTACTCACTCCATCGGTTGATGGTGATGAGAATTTGAAACGGGAAGGAATCCCTGATTGGAAAATTGATTTGGTTGGCAATGTCATGATTGATGCCTTGACGTTAAATCTCGAGAAGGCTCGGGCCAGCCAAGTGCTTAAGAAACTTCAGTTGAAAAAGAAGAGCTTTGTATATGTAACACTTCATCGTCCATCCAATGTAGATGAGAAGGTGGGGTTAACAACCATTATGTATGAATTGAAGCGTATCGCCGACGATATACCCGTAGTGTTTCCAATGCACCCCCGCACTCGAAAGATGTGTGGGCAATACGGTATTTCGCTTGATAATAACAAAGGACTACGTATTTTAGAGCCAATTGGCTATCATGATTCCTTATGTCTTACAGAGATGGCGCGGTTCATTCTTACCGATTCAGGTGGTCTGCAAGAAGAGAGCACATACTTCAGAACTCCGTGCCTAACATTGCGTCCGAATACGGAGCGCCCAATTACAGTTACACTTGGCTCCAACAAATTGACAAATATAGAGGTGCTTGCTTCGGATATCAATGAAGTTTTAAACCGCCGCACCGAGATAGGGC